In a single window of the Bactrocera dorsalis isolate Fly_Bdor chromosome 2, ASM2337382v1, whole genome shotgun sequence genome:
- the LOC105233180 gene encoding endoplasmic reticulum aminopeptidase 1 isoform X3 produces MSETIIRKCALKPCFLYRNKLNVLLFVFVLFYLSVGNATETDIAVDPENPRSFTTTPPPSIEVGAATNHTHAAKKITRSLRLPNTTFPLHYHLHITTHIHREIFEFTGNMTIDIDIRETTNEIVLHAKNITVTAITALELHTNEKLLDLTYTYEQHGSYLIIHPIENYAAFEAGQHYRLEILYKGLLREDSFGIYWMTYSDEKNATVYVTATQFEPTSARLAFPCYDEPSFKANFTISLTHSNKYTAISNMMVRQTEPSIDVNAALDDNNVDATMVTTTFHTTPPMSTYLVAFVISNFVYISEEYRGVQQRIFTSPRLADRGRKALKNAVRTVAMLEDYLGVDYPLAKLDHVALKNNFGAAMENWGLITYKEDNLAKPDDADMHKNLKDVLTQNHEIAHQWFGNLVSPQWWTYAWLNEGFATYFGYLVTDLLYPEYKIMDFFLIDIAERAYSYNYMTVRPMTYYVENETAILSTFDIISYHRAACVIKMFHHAFNQKTFVHGISQYLRK; encoded by the exons ATGTCAGAGACTATAATCAGAAAGTGTGCTTTAAAGCCATGCTTTCTGTACCGTAATAAGCTCAATGTGTTGTTGTTCGTGTTTGTGCTTTTCTACTTGAGTGTCGGTAACGCGACGGAAACAGATATTGCTGTCGACCCCGAAAATCCACGCTCCTTCACAACAACACCACCACCGTCCATAGAGGTGGGCGCTGCAACAAATCACACGCACGCTGCGAAAAAAATAACACGTTCGCTACGTCTGCCGAACACCACATTCCCGTTACATTATCACCTACACATTACAACGCATATACATCGGGAGATTTTCGAGTTCACGGGCAATATGACTATTGACATTGATATACGCGAAACGACCAATGAAATTGTATtgcatgcaaaaaatattaccgTTACGGCGATTACGGCGCTTGAACTGCACACAAACGAAAAGCTGCTTGACCTCACCTACACTTATGAGCAGCATGGCAGCTACTTGATCATACATCCGATTGAAAACTATGCAGCTTTCGAAGCGGGTCAACATTATCGGTTGGAAATTTTATACAAGGGTCTCTTGCGCGAAGACTCTTTCGGCATCTATTGGATGACCTACAGTGATGAGAAAAATGCCACAGT TTATGTGACGGCGACGCAATTTGAGCCGACAAGCGCACGCTTGGCCTTCCCCTGTTACGATGAGCCATCATTCAAAGCGAACTTCACAATAAGCCTCACGCACAGCAACAAATACACGGCCATCTCGAACATGATGGTGCGTCAAACTGAACCGAGCATTGACGTAAATGCTGCACTCGATGACAA CAACGTTGATGCCACAATGGTGACAACCACATTCCACACCACTCCGCCGATGTCGACATACCTGGTCGCATTTGTCATCTCCAATTTCGTGTATATTTCGGAGGAATATCGCGGCGTTCAGCAGCGCATCTTCACCTCACCACGTCTCGCTGATAGGGGTCGAAAGGCTTTGAAGAATGCCGTTCGTACAGTCGCCATGTTGGAGGATTACCTTGGTGTCGATTATCCGTTGGCGAAATTAGATCATGTCGCGCTGAAGAATAACTTCGGTGCGGCCATGGAAAACTGGGGTTTAATTACCTATAAGGAGGACAACCTGGCAAAGCCGGATGACGCGGATATGCATAAGAACTTGAAGGATGTGCTAACACAGAATCACGAAATCGCACATCAATGGTTTGGTAACTTAGTATCGCCGCAGTGGTGGACATACGCATGGCTGAATGAGGGTTTTGCCACCTATTTTGGTTATTTGGTAACCGATTTA cTTTATCCCGAGTATAAAATCATGGACTTCTTTTTGATCGATATTGCTGAACGCGCCTATAGTTACAACTATATGACCGTACGTCCGATGACTTACTATGTGGAAAACGAGACTGCCATTTTGTCAACATTCGACATCATATCCTATCACAGAG CTGCTTGTGTGATCAAAATGTTCCATCACGCTTTCAATCAGAAAACTTTCGTACATGGCATCAGTCAGTATTTGCGCAAATA A
- the LOC105233180 gene encoding endoplasmic reticulum aminopeptidase 1 isoform X4 has translation MSETIIRKCALKPCFLYRNKLNVLLFVFVLFYLSVGNATETDIAVDPENPRSFTTTPPPSIEVGAATNHTHAAKKITRSLRLPNTTFPLHYHLHITTHIHREIFEFTGNMTIDIDIRETTNEIVLHAKNITVTAITALELHTNEKLLDLTYTYEQHGSYLIIHPIENYAAFEAGQHYRLEILYKGLLREDSFGIYWMTYSDEKNATVYVTATQFEPTSARLAFPCYDEPSFKANFTISLTHSNKYTAISNMMVRQTEPSIDVNAALDDNNVDATMVTTTFHTTPPMSTYLVAFVISNFVYISEEYRGVQQRIFTSPRLADRGRKALKNAVRTVAMLEDYLGVDYPLAKLDHVALKNNFGAAMENWGLITYKEDNLAKPDDADMHKNLKDVLTQNHEIAHQWFGNLVSPQWWTYAWLNEGFATYFGYLVTDLLYPEYKIMDFFLIDIAERAYSYNYMTVRPMTYYVENETAILSTFDIISYHRAACVIKMFHHAFNQKTFVHGISQYLRK, from the exons ATGTCAGAGACTATAATCAGAAAGTGTGCTTTAAAGCCATGCTTTCTGTACCGTAATAAGCTCAATGTGTTGTTGTTCGTGTTTGTGCTTTTCTACTTGAGTGTCGGTAACGCGACGGAAACAGATATTGCTGTCGACCCCGAAAATCCACGCTCCTTCACAACAACACCACCACCGTCCATAGAGGTGGGCGCTGCAACAAATCACACGCACGCTGCGAAAAAAATAACACGTTCGCTACGTCTGCCGAACACCACATTCCCGTTACATTATCACCTACACATTACAACGCATATACATCGGGAGATTTTCGAGTTCACGGGCAATATGACTATTGACATTGATATACGCGAAACGACCAATGAAATTGTATtgcatgcaaaaaatattaccgTTACGGCGATTACGGCGCTTGAACTGCACACAAACGAAAAGCTGCTTGACCTCACCTACACTTATGAGCAGCATGGCAGCTACTTGATCATACATCCGATTGAAAACTATGCAGCTTTCGAAGCGGGTCAACATTATCGGTTGGAAATTTTATACAAGGGTCTCTTGCGCGAAGACTCTTTCGGCATCTATTGGATGACCTACAGTGATGAGAAAAATGCCACAGT TTATGTGACGGCGACGCAATTTGAGCCGACAAGCGCACGCTTGGCCTTCCCCTGTTACGATGAGCCATCATTCAAAGCGAACTTCACAATAAGCCTCACGCACAGCAACAAATACACGGCCATCTCGAACATGATGGTGCGTCAAACTGAACCGAGCATTGACGTAAATGCTGCACTCGATGACAA CAACGTTGATGCCACAATGGTGACAACCACATTCCACACCACTCCGCCGATGTCGACATACCTGGTCGCATTTGTCATCTCCAATTTCGTGTATATTTCGGAGGAATATCGCGGCGTTCAGCAGCGCATCTTCACCTCACCACGTCTCGCTGATAGGGGTCGAAAGGCTTTGAAGAATGCCGTTCGTACAGTCGCCATGTTGGAGGATTACCTTGGTGTCGATTATCCGTTGGCGAAATTAGATCATGTCGCGCTGAAGAATAACTTCGGTGCGGCCATGGAAAACTGGGGTTTAATTACCTATAAGGAGGACAACCTGGCAAAGCCGGATGACGCGGATATGCATAAGAACTTGAAGGATGTGCTAACACAGAATCACGAAATCGCACATCAATGGTTTGGTAACTTAGTATCGCCGCAGTGGTGGACATACGCATGGCTGAATGAGGGTTTTGCCACCTATTTTGGTTATTTGGTAACCGATTTA cTTTATCCCGAGTATAAAATCATGGACTTCTTTTTGATCGATATTGCTGAACGCGCCTATAGTTACAACTATATGACCGTACGTCCGATGACTTACTATGTGGAAAACGAGACTGCCATTTTGTCAACATTCGACATCATATCCTATCACAGAG CTGCTTGTGTGATCAAAATGTTCCATCACGCTTTCAATCAGAAAACTTTCGTACATGGCATCAGTCAGTATTTGCGCAAATAG
- the LOC105233180 gene encoding aminopeptidase N isoform X1: MSETIIRKCALKPCFLYRNKLNVLLFVFVLFYLSVGNATETDIAVDPENPRSFTTTPPPSIEVGAATNHTHAAKKITRSLRLPNTTFPLHYHLHITTHIHREIFEFTGNMTIDIDIRETTNEIVLHAKNITVTAITALELHTNEKLLDLTYTYEQHGSYLIIHPIENYAAFEAGQHYRLEILYKGLLREDSFGIYWMTYSDEKNATVYVTATQFEPTSARLAFPCYDEPSFKANFTISLTHSNKYTAISNMMVRQTEPSIDVNAALDDNNVDATMVTTTFHTTPPMSTYLVAFVISNFVYISEEYRGVQQRIFTSPRLADRGRKALKNAVRTVAMLEDYLGVDYPLAKLDHVALKNNFGAAMENWGLITYKEDNLAKPDDADMHKNLKDVLTQNHEIAHQWFGNLVSPQWWTYAWLNEGFATYFGYLVTDLLYPEYKIMDFFLIDIAERAYSYNYMTVRPMTYYVENETAILSTFDIISYHRAACVIKMFHHAFNQKTFVHGISQYLRKYQYTFANELNLFDEIQTAVAADPTFSQQTWSQDAVRDIMLSWTHSEWIPIVSIARDYVSNTITIKQRSKDQHSREHWWIPLNFASASAADFENTRVDYFMPPLEEVTLNASQLGIELGIHDWLIVNKQQTGFYHVLYNDANLWLIAKQLHDNYTVIHPLNRAAIFQDLGPLIENNEIQSVDVIFELLNYLQYEDNLMPWNQVADTITSLGKNLFGTPAYKLYTHFVRQLIRPMFRRLYEMPLAENLTNTETLARQKIMEMACFVDLQECLDYTHNLAHEYIFGNAKFDNDMSYYAMYETILCLGVRYLSDEEFNAILKLFGETQRDTLWYDDLIYSLRCTQSNSHLQQYLNFLLGENSTKSIMNDNESMMYLFYLFKSNHVARPVMWTFFESNYRVLCRSQLFVDNFNRIAEYLKRSNYEQFLNLRNMIAAELAKEGREKTLIAANSPRIGRKVKISETFLDKFNNQIYEWLRRHQQATHAASLGARSSATQIGHLFRVAGKFLRKVLIKKGR, translated from the exons ATGTCAGAGACTATAATCAGAAAGTGTGCTTTAAAGCCATGCTTTCTGTACCGTAATAAGCTCAATGTGTTGTTGTTCGTGTTTGTGCTTTTCTACTTGAGTGTCGGTAACGCGACGGAAACAGATATTGCTGTCGACCCCGAAAATCCACGCTCCTTCACAACAACACCACCACCGTCCATAGAGGTGGGCGCTGCAACAAATCACACGCACGCTGCGAAAAAAATAACACGTTCGCTACGTCTGCCGAACACCACATTCCCGTTACATTATCACCTACACATTACAACGCATATACATCGGGAGATTTTCGAGTTCACGGGCAATATGACTATTGACATTGATATACGCGAAACGACCAATGAAATTGTATtgcatgcaaaaaatattaccgTTACGGCGATTACGGCGCTTGAACTGCACACAAACGAAAAGCTGCTTGACCTCACCTACACTTATGAGCAGCATGGCAGCTACTTGATCATACATCCGATTGAAAACTATGCAGCTTTCGAAGCGGGTCAACATTATCGGTTGGAAATTTTATACAAGGGTCTCTTGCGCGAAGACTCTTTCGGCATCTATTGGATGACCTACAGTGATGAGAAAAATGCCACAGT TTATGTGACGGCGACGCAATTTGAGCCGACAAGCGCACGCTTGGCCTTCCCCTGTTACGATGAGCCATCATTCAAAGCGAACTTCACAATAAGCCTCACGCACAGCAACAAATACACGGCCATCTCGAACATGATGGTGCGTCAAACTGAACCGAGCATTGACGTAAATGCTGCACTCGATGACAA CAACGTTGATGCCACAATGGTGACAACCACATTCCACACCACTCCGCCGATGTCGACATACCTGGTCGCATTTGTCATCTCCAATTTCGTGTATATTTCGGAGGAATATCGCGGCGTTCAGCAGCGCATCTTCACCTCACCACGTCTCGCTGATAGGGGTCGAAAGGCTTTGAAGAATGCCGTTCGTACAGTCGCCATGTTGGAGGATTACCTTGGTGTCGATTATCCGTTGGCGAAATTAGATCATGTCGCGCTGAAGAATAACTTCGGTGCGGCCATGGAAAACTGGGGTTTAATTACCTATAAGGAGGACAACCTGGCAAAGCCGGATGACGCGGATATGCATAAGAACTTGAAGGATGTGCTAACACAGAATCACGAAATCGCACATCAATGGTTTGGTAACTTAGTATCGCCGCAGTGGTGGACATACGCATGGCTGAATGAGGGTTTTGCCACCTATTTTGGTTATTTGGTAACCGATTTA cTTTATCCCGAGTATAAAATCATGGACTTCTTTTTGATCGATATTGCTGAACGCGCCTATAGTTACAACTATATGACCGTACGTCCGATGACTTACTATGTGGAAAACGAGACTGCCATTTTGTCAACATTCGACATCATATCCTATCACAGAG CTGCTTGTGTGATCAAAATGTTCCATCACGCTTTCAATCAGAAAACTTTCGTACATGGCATCAGTCAGTATTTGCGCAAATA TCAGTATACTTTTGCGAACGAATTGAATCTTTTCGATGAAATACAAACAGCTGTGGCTGCGGATCCCACCTTCAGTCAGCAGACGTGGAGTCAAGACGCCGTGCGCGATATCATGCTCTCATGGACGCACAGTGAATGGATACCGATCGTGAGCATAGCACGCGATTACGTAAGCAATACCATAACAATAAAGCAACGTTCGAAAGATCAGCATTCGCGTGAACACTGGTGGATACCGTTGAACTTCGCAAGCGCATCCGCAGCAGATTTCGAGAACACACGCGTGGATTACTTTATGCCGCCACTGGAGGAGGTAACATTGAACGCCAGCCAATTGGGTATTGAGTTGGGCATACACGATTGGCTCATCGTGAATAAACAGCAGACGGGCTTTTATCATGTACTCTACAACGATGCGAATCTCTGGCTGATCGCCAAACAATTGCACGACAATTACACGGTTATACATCCACTTAATCGTGCAGCTATCTTTCAAGATCTGGGACCACTAATCGAGAATAATGAAATACAATCGGTGGATGTGATATTTGAACTATTAAATTATCTGCAGTATGAGGACAATCTCATGCCATGGAATCAGGTGGCTGACACAATTACCTCTCTTGGCAAGAATCTCTTTGGTACGCCCGCATACAAATTGTACACGCACTTTGTGCGCCAACTAATTCGACCAATGTTTCGACGACTCTACGAAATGCCGTTGGCTGAGAATCTTACAAACACTGAAACGTTAGCTAGACAAAAGATTATGGAAATGGCTTGCTTCGTCGATCTGCAGGAGTGTCTCGACTACACCCACAATTTAGCACACGAATACATATTCGGTAATGCCAAATTCGACAACGATATGAGCTACTATGCCATGTATGAGACCATTCTCTGTTTGGGCGTTCGATATCTGAGCGATGAGGAATTCAACGCCATACTGAAACTATTCGGTGAAACGCAACGCGACACGTTGTGGTATGACGATCTTATTTACTCGTTACGTTGTACGCAGAGTAATTCGCATCTGCAGCAGTATCTCAATTTCTTGCTGGGCGAGAACTCAACCAAAAGCATTATGAACGACAACGAATCCATGATGTATTTATTCTATTTGTTCAAAAGTAATCATGTCGCACGCCCCGTTATGTGGACGTTCTTTGAAAGCAACTATCGCGTGCTATGTCGTTCCCAACTGTTCGTCGACAATTTTAACCGTATTGCGGAATACCTGAAGCGTTCGAATTACGAACAG TTTCTCAATTTGCGCAATATGATTGCCGCTGAGCTAGCGAAGGAGGGCCGGGAAAAAACCCTTATTGCTGCAAATTCGCCGCGTATTGGTCGGAAGGTAAAAATCAGTGAGACCTTTCTGGACAAATTCAATAATCAAATTTACGAGTGGCTGAGGCGACATCAACAAGCCACACATGCGGCATCTTTGGGTGCGCGCAGCAGTGCCACACAGATTGGCCATCTGTTTCGTGTGGCGGGGAAGTTCCTACGTAAAGTGCTCATCAAGAAAGGCAGATGA
- the LOC105233180 gene encoding aminopeptidase N isoform X2, with product MASVSICANKISPPLSSQYTFANELNLFDEIQTAVAADPTFSQQTWSQDAVRDIMLSWTHSEWIPIVSIARDYVSNTITIKQRSKDQHSREHWWIPLNFASASAADFENTRVDYFMPPLEEVTLNASQLGIELGIHDWLIVNKQQTGFYHVLYNDANLWLIAKQLHDNYTVIHPLNRAAIFQDLGPLIENNEIQSVDVIFELLNYLQYEDNLMPWNQVADTITSLGKNLFGTPAYKLYTHFVRQLIRPMFRRLYEMPLAENLTNTETLARQKIMEMACFVDLQECLDYTHNLAHEYIFGNAKFDNDMSYYAMYETILCLGVRYLSDEEFNAILKLFGETQRDTLWYDDLIYSLRCTQSNSHLQQYLNFLLGENSTKSIMNDNESMMYLFYLFKSNHVARPVMWTFFESNYRVLCRSQLFVDNFNRIAEYLKRSNYEQFLNLRNMIAAELAKEGREKTLIAANSPRIGRKVKISETFLDKFNNQIYEWLRRHQQATHAASLGARSSATQIGHLFRVAGKFLRKVLIKKGR from the exons ATGGCATCAGTCAGTATTTGCGCAAATA AAATTTCCCCCCCTCTCTCAAGTCAGTATACTTTTGCGAACGAATTGAATCTTTTCGATGAAATACAAACAGCTGTGGCTGCGGATCCCACCTTCAGTCAGCAGACGTGGAGTCAAGACGCCGTGCGCGATATCATGCTCTCATGGACGCACAGTGAATGGATACCGATCGTGAGCATAGCACGCGATTACGTAAGCAATACCATAACAATAAAGCAACGTTCGAAAGATCAGCATTCGCGTGAACACTGGTGGATACCGTTGAACTTCGCAAGCGCATCCGCAGCAGATTTCGAGAACACACGCGTGGATTACTTTATGCCGCCACTGGAGGAGGTAACATTGAACGCCAGCCAATTGGGTATTGAGTTGGGCATACACGATTGGCTCATCGTGAATAAACAGCAGACGGGCTTTTATCATGTACTCTACAACGATGCGAATCTCTGGCTGATCGCCAAACAATTGCACGACAATTACACGGTTATACATCCACTTAATCGTGCAGCTATCTTTCAAGATCTGGGACCACTAATCGAGAATAATGAAATACAATCGGTGGATGTGATATTTGAACTATTAAATTATCTGCAGTATGAGGACAATCTCATGCCATGGAATCAGGTGGCTGACACAATTACCTCTCTTGGCAAGAATCTCTTTGGTACGCCCGCATACAAATTGTACACGCACTTTGTGCGCCAACTAATTCGACCAATGTTTCGACGACTCTACGAAATGCCGTTGGCTGAGAATCTTACAAACACTGAAACGTTAGCTAGACAAAAGATTATGGAAATGGCTTGCTTCGTCGATCTGCAGGAGTGTCTCGACTACACCCACAATTTAGCACACGAATACATATTCGGTAATGCCAAATTCGACAACGATATGAGCTACTATGCCATGTATGAGACCATTCTCTGTTTGGGCGTTCGATATCTGAGCGATGAGGAATTCAACGCCATACTGAAACTATTCGGTGAAACGCAACGCGACACGTTGTGGTATGACGATCTTATTTACTCGTTACGTTGTACGCAGAGTAATTCGCATCTGCAGCAGTATCTCAATTTCTTGCTGGGCGAGAACTCAACCAAAAGCATTATGAACGACAACGAATCCATGATGTATTTATTCTATTTGTTCAAAAGTAATCATGTCGCACGCCCCGTTATGTGGACGTTCTTTGAAAGCAACTATCGCGTGCTATGTCGTTCCCAACTGTTCGTCGACAATTTTAACCGTATTGCGGAATACCTGAAGCGTTCGAATTACGAACAG TTTCTCAATTTGCGCAATATGATTGCCGCTGAGCTAGCGAAGGAGGGCCGGGAAAAAACCCTTATTGCTGCAAATTCGCCGCGTATTGGTCGGAAGGTAAAAATCAGTGAGACCTTTCTGGACAAATTCAATAATCAAATTTACGAGTGGCTGAGGCGACATCAACAAGCCACACATGCGGCATCTTTGGGTGCGCGCAGCAGTGCCACACAGATTGGCCATCTGTTTCGTGTGGCGGGGAAGTTCCTACGTAAAGTGCTCATCAAGAAAGGCAGATGA
- the LOC105233181 gene encoding aminopeptidase N, with translation MIRSKLKVNVVLLATLAIIVSGLTATEATIGLLPPEIPAESSSRFAEPDAGIVLNPRADINYRLPNNTEPIHYDIELTTNVHNGTRNFTGKVQILFNVVEDTRTIVVHARELEDFQASIRNGSGIEYALVPTYELEREFLSLTPQLATVSLNKGTNWTLTISYKGELHTAYSGFHIIPYTDAENKVHYMATTQFESTNARHAFPCYDEPAKRATFTITIRHDASYNAISNMPKNETASSTGVTVFDKTNVTIPTYLIAFHISDYAYTEGSLFGLPHRLYSKPSELGNHQFGLVSGMLVLQGLADYYNVSFVMPRLAQVAIPSKGGAMENWGLVTYGEAYLLYNKTTGTTASQFSIANIIAHELTHQWFGNHVAVRWWTYLWLKEGFATLYSYEVLDEVFPEWDVYQRMHVADYQSALIYDGQGTVVPLTHYAQTPAEISARYGTSSYAKPSSVLFMWQHALGDKVFRSALNKYLTKNAISSAEEWDLFDALQSAVDEQQVSIPATIRVMFPTWSQQSGYPLLTVTRNYNTNTFTVTQTFYNDNKTLTSDKTFYVPFNYVSRSKFDFRDTTASHYLLNVKEINITDTAVGADDWLILNKQSTGYYRINYDTRNWQLIADGLAERPTIVHPRNRAQLLYDAYRFVTYDRLEHAILLRLLAYLPGEDQYAPWYIASSIITNYYGYLNGHADYEQFKLFIQSLVSNAYELLQVNDVPGEQFLRKYTRNLIVNLACTFDLENCLVDSNNKLKTVINGGSPIEPNTRSQAYCNGLRSASDTDFDYFYNDLLKTSDATYSSLLLSGLGCSQSTTQLEKFVKSSIDTSNSLTSAQRTTILSAVYSHGSTGLLVSIDFLSNNWEAYASLSTNTGATNPLSRDIVSMSNYVNNRDQEAKLLALVTKVKSSNKVAANLEDTVTANMKVNFDWLDKNSAQVLSFVKTYRNSSATFSASLLSVFMVLVVALARFW, from the exons ATGATACGCAGTAAACTGAAAGTAAACGTCGTCCTTTTGGCTACGCTGGCCATTATAGTTTCGGGCTTGACAGCGACCGAAGCGACAATAGGACTTCTGCCACCGGAGATTCCAGCAGAGTCCAGTTCACGTTTCGCGGAACCGGATGCAGGAATCGTTTTAAATCCGCGCGCCGATATTAACTATCGTTTACCGAACAATACCGAACCCATACACTATGATATCGAACTGACGACGAATGTGCATAATGGCACAAGAAATTTCACAGGTAAagtacaaattttgttcaatgtTGTCGAGGACACAAGGACTATTGTAGTGCATGCGCGTGAGCTGGAAGACTTCCAGGCCAGCATAAGAAACGGAAGTGGCATTGAATATGCATTGGTACCCACCTACGAACTAGAAAGAGAATTTCTCTCATTAACGCCACAACTTGCCACTGTCAGTTTGAACAAGGGCACCAACTGGACTTTGACCATCTCATATAAAGGTGAATTGCATACGGCATACAGCGGTTTTCACATAATACCCTACACCGATGCGGAAAATAAAGTACA TTATATGGCCACAACACAATTTGAATCGACAAATGCCCGACATGCTTTCCCATGTTACGACGAACCAGCCAAACGTGCAACGTTTACGATTACCATCAGGCATGATGCCTCCTACAATGCCATATCCAATATGCCGAAAAACGAAACAGCAAGCTC CACTGGTGTAACCGTATTCGACAAAACGAATGTGACCATACCCACATATTTGATTGCGTTCCACATCTCAGATTATGCATATACCGAGGGTTCATTATTCGGATTGCCGCATCGCCTTTACTCTAAGCCATCGGAGTTAGGAAATCATCAATTCGGTCTTGTATCGGGCATGTTGGTCCTACAAGGTTTGGCTGATTACTACAATGTGTCCTTCGTAATGCCACGATTGGCGCAGGTAGCAATACCCTCCAAGGGTGGTGCTATGGAAAATTGGGGTTTGGTAACCTATGGGGAAGCGTATTTGCTATACAACAAAACCACTGGAACCACAGCTTCGCAATTTTCTATTGCCAATATTATAGCGCATGAGCTTACGCATCAATGGTTCGGTAATCATGTAGCGGTCAGATGGTGGACATATTTGTGGCTAAAAGAAGGCTTTGCCACACTTTACTCATACGAAGTGTTGGATGAG GTTTTCCCCGAATGGGATGTATATCAGAGGATGCACGTAGCGGATTACCAATCAGCGCTAATTTATGATGGTCAGGGCACTGTAGTGCCATTGACGCATTATGCACAAACTCCGGCTGAAATATCGGCACGTTACGGCACTTCATCATATGCCAAGCCGTCAAGTGTGCTGTTCATGTGGCAACACGCTTTGGGTGATAAGGTTTTCCGCAGCGCTTTAAACAAATATCTGACCAAAAA CGCCATTAGCTCCGCCGAGGAATGGGATCTATTTGATGCACTGCAGAGCGCAGTTGATGAGCAACAGGTGTCCATACCCGCCACCATACGGGTTATGTTCCCGACGTGGTCACAGCAATCCGGTTATCCATTACTCACAGTGACGCGCAATTATAACACAAATACATTCACCGTCACACAAACCTTCTACAATGACAATAAAACCCTTACTTCGGACAAAACCTTCTACGTGCCCTTCAACTACGTGTCACGCTCGAAATTTGATTTCCGTGATACCACCGCCTCCCACTATCTGCTCAATGTCAAGGAAATCAATATTACAGATACCGCTGTGGGCGCCGATGACTGGTTGATCTTAAACAAACAGTCCACCGGTTATTATCGTATTAACTATGATACACGCAATTGGCAGCTTATTGCCGACGGCTTGGCGGAACGTCCAACAATTGTGCATCCCCGTAATCGCGCACAACTCTTATATGACGCGTACAGATTCGTTACCTACGATCGTTTGGAACATGCCATTCTTTTGCGTTTGCTCGCATACTTGCCCGGTGAGGATCAGTACGCACCTTGGTACATCGCCAGCTCCATCATAACCAACTACTATGGATATCTCAACGGACATGCGGATTATGaacaatttaaattattcaTTCAATCGCTGGTTAGCAACGCCTACGAATTGTTGCAGGTGAATGATGTGCCCGGCGAGCAGTTTTTGCGTAAATACACACGCAATTTAATTGTTAATCTTGCCTGCACTTTTGATCTTGAGAATTGTCTCGTCGATAGCAATAACAAATTGAAGACAGTCATCAATGGCGGTAGTCCCATCGAACCTAATACCAGATCGCAGGCTTACTGCAATGGTCTTCGTAGTGCCAGCGATACCGATTTTGATTATTTCTACAATGATTTGCTTAAAACAAGCGACGCGACTTACAGTTCCCTTCTACTTAGTGGCCTGGGTTGTTCTCAGAGCACCACGCAATTGGAGAAATTTGTAAAGAGTTCTATTGATACGTCTAACTCATTGACCAGTGCGCAACGTACAACAATTTTGAGTGCAGTTTACTCGCATGGTTCCACCGGCTTGTTAGTTAGCATTGATTTTCTCAGCAACAACTGGGAAGCATACGCTAGCCTTTCGACCAACACAGGCGCTACTAATCCATTGAGTCGTGATATCGTGAGCATGTCTAACTATGTTAATAATAGAGATCAAGAAGCGAAG CTTTTGGCTCTTGTCACTAAAGTGAAGAGTAGCAACAAAGTGGCAGCAAATCTGGAGGACACTGTGACAGCAAACATGAAAGTGAACTTTGATTGGTTGGATAAAAATAGCGCACAGGTTTTATCCTTCGTGAAAACTTATCGCAACAGCAGTGCAACATTCAGCGCATCCCTCTTGTCGGTGTTCATGGTGCTGGTTGTGGCGCTGGCCCGCTTTTGGTAA